In one Gracilinanus agilis isolate LMUSP501 chromosome 6, AgileGrace, whole genome shotgun sequence genomic region, the following are encoded:
- the LOC123252160 gene encoding olfactory receptor 10Q1-like has product MESEAFNGGGMSSPGTIHLNQSGSIEFIFQMFTSSPKIQALLFSLFLFLYVMTLCGNTTIIWAVCTYTFLHTPMYFFLSNLSFLEICYTSTLVPLMLANIIGARKPISLAGCATQMFFFITLGSTDCFLLAVMAYDRYVAICHPLHYTLIMTQRLCTQMVTGSLSLALFLALPLTSLVFTLPFCRHFQEINHFFCDVPPILHLACADTHVPQAIVYVVSIIVLTIPFLLICISYVFITITILRIPSTEGRQRAFSTCSSHLTVVLLQYGCGSLAYLRPPSSTPANEGRQLALVYTFVTPLLNPLIYTLRNKDIKNALKKAMSKKAASENL; this is encoded by the exons ATGGAATCAGAAGCATTTAATGGTG gTGGCATGTCTTCTCCTGGTACTATTCATCTCAACCAATCTGGCTCCATTGAGTTCATATTCCAAATGTTCACCTCTTCCCCCAAGATCCAGGCACTCCTCTTCtctttgttcctctttctctATGTGATGACTCTCTGTGGGAATACCACCATTATCTGGGCTGTGTGCACTTACACCTTCCTGCACACCCCAATGTATTTCTTTCTGTCTAACCTGTCTTTTTTGGAGATCTGTTATACCAGTACATTGGTACCACTCATGCTCGCCAACATCATTGGGGCCAGGAAGCCCATCTCATTGGCTGGTTGTGCAACCCAGATGTTCTTTTTTATCACCCTTGGAAGCACTGACTGTTTTCTATTGGCTGTCATGGCATATGATCGCTATGTGGCCATCTGCCATCCTTTGCACTACACCCTCATCATGACCCAGCGGCTCTGTACCCAGATGGTGACTGGTTCCCTAAGCCTAGCTCTCTTTCTTGCCTTGCCACTCACATCATTGGTCTTTACTCTGCCCTTCTGTAGACACTTCCAGGAGATCAACCATTTCTTCTGTGATGTACCACCTATACTACATCTGGCCTGTGCGGACACTCATGTGCCACAGGCTATTGTCTATGTGGTAAGCATCATTGTTCTGACCATCCCATTCCTGCTTATCTGCATCTCTTATGTCTTCATCACAATCACCATCTTGCGCATCCCCTCAACTGAAGGGCGTCAGAGGGCCTTCTCCACCTGCTCTTCACATCTTACTGTGGTCCTGCTACAATATGGCTGTGGCAGCCTGGCTTACCTTCGACCTCCATCCAGCACCCCTGCAAATGAGGGTCGGCAGCTTGCCTTAGTATACACTTTTGTCACCCCCCTTCTTAACCCGCTCATTTATACCTTAAGGAACAAAGATAtcaaaaatgctttgaaaaaagcCATGAGCAAAAAGGCAGCCTCAGAGAATTTGTGA
- the LOC123252698 gene encoding olfactory receptor 10Q1-like, producing MSSLGTPFNHSGATEFIFRMFTSSPKIQALLFSLFLFLYVMILCGNTAIIWAVCTHTYLHTPMYFFLSNLSFLEICYTSTLVPLLLANIIGARKPISLAGCATQMFFFVTLGSTDCFLLTVMAYDRYVAICHPLHYTLIMTQQLCTNMVAGSLSLALFLALPLTSLVFTLPFCGNFQEINHFFCDVPPLLHLACADTHVPQAVLYVVSILVLTIPFLLICISYIFITTTILHIPSAEGRQRAFSTCSSHLTVVLLQYGCGSLVYFRPPSSTPADEGRQLALVYTFVTPLLNPLIYTLRNKDVKNALKKAMSKKAASESL from the coding sequence ATGTCTTCTCTTGGTACTCCTTTCAACCATTCTGGCGCCACTGAATTTATATTCCGAATGTTCACTTCATCCCCCAAGATCCAAGCACtcctcttttctttattcctctttctCTATGTGATGATTCTCTGTGGGAACACTGCCATTATCTGGGCTGTATGCACTCATACCTACCTTCATACTCCCATGTACTTCTTCCTGTCTAATCTGTCCTTTCTAGAGATATGTTATACCAGTACATTGGTACCACTCTTGCTCGCCAACATCATTGGGGCCAGGAAGCCCATTTCACTGGCTGGTTGTGCAACCCAAATGTTCTTTTTTGTCACCCTTGGAAGCACTGATTGTTTCCTATTGACTGTCATGGCATATGACCGCTATGTGGCCATCTGCCATCCTTTGCACTACACCCTCATCATGACCCAACAGCTGTGTACTAATATGGTAGCTGGTTCCCTGAGCCTGGCTCTCTTCCTTGCCTTGCCACTCACATCATTGGTCTTTACTCTGCCCTTCTGTGGAAACTTCCAGGAAATCAACCATTTCTTCTGTGATGTACCACCTTTACTCCATCTGGCCTGTGCAGACACTCATGTGCCACAGGCTGTCCTCTATGTGGTGAGCATTCTTGTTTTAACTATCCCTTTCCTACTCATCTGCATCTCCTACATCTTCATCACTACCACCATCTTGCACATCCCCTCAGCTGAAGGGCGCCAGAGGGCCTTCTCCACCTGCTCTTCACATCTCACTGTGGTCCTGCTACAATATGGCTGTGGCAGCCTGGTCTACTTCCGGCCCCCTTCCAGCACCCCTGCAGATGAGGGTCGGCAGCTTGCCTTAGTCTACACCTTCGTCACACCCCTCCTCAACCCTCTCATTTATACCTTAAGGAACAAGGATGTCAAAAATGCTCTGAAAAAAGCCATGAGCAAAAAGGCAGCCTCAGAGAGTCTATGA